A region of Desulfolithobacter dissulfuricans DNA encodes the following proteins:
- a CDS encoding IS110 family transposase: MKVTRTAQKINLDNIVDISVDVHKDTLCFFFEIDGAEFSDTCSNRTTIIEKRLITYRDIALEHGRKGLRIICEPTGQFQNKLMRTARRLGFFTNYVNAECVAKFRVVETNDNNKTDKKDPRVINTLGKLNKVIRFRMIGEKYLMLRKLHKIYDESLLSG; the protein is encoded by the coding sequence ATGAAAGTTACGCGAACTGCTCAGAAAATCAACCTGGATAATATTGTCGATATTTCGGTGGATGTTCACAAAGATACCCTGTGCTTTTTCTTTGAAATCGACGGGGCTGAATTTTCCGACACCTGCAGCAACCGTACGACAATTATTGAAAAAAGGCTGATCACTTATCGTGATATAGCCCTTGAGCATGGCAGAAAGGGGTTGCGGATCATCTGCGAACCGACCGGACAGTTTCAGAATAAACTCATGAGAACTGCCAGGAGACTTGGATTTTTCACCAACTATGTCAATGCCGAGTGCGTAGCAAAATTCCGAGTAGTGGAGACCAATGATAACAACAAAACCGACAAAAAGGATCCGCGAGTTATCAATACCCTGGGAAAACTGAATAAGGTCATCAGGTTCCGCATGATCGGAGAAAAGTATTTGATGCTCAGAAAACTGCACAAAATCTACGATGAATCACTGCTGTCCGGTTAA
- a CDS encoding RibD family protein: MQVSIICIATLDGRIAPAGFGSREDRRFLEQMRAETDASLLGAGSLRESDPEMRGPDGILDPARLRCLITSSTALPRTRKIFSDPDCRPLVFCPGQRMSALRESMGETAEIIGTDVDSRGMVPLEAVLEELAGRGVKRLLIEGGGRLNHEALRAGIVDELLLTLAPKISGRVDTACLADGPDHLGAPMLELMLAQWRAAPTGELFLRYRIPRKNRS; this comes from the coding sequence ATGCAAGTCAGTATCATCTGCATCGCCACCCTGGATGGCAGGATTGCCCCGGCCGGATTCGGCAGCCGGGAGGACCGGAGATTTCTCGAGCAGATGCGCGCGGAAACCGACGCCAGCCTGCTGGGGGCCGGCTCGCTCAGGGAGTCGGACCCTGAGATGCGCGGCCCGGACGGGATCCTGGATCCGGCCCGGCTGCGCTGCCTGATCACATCCTCCACCGCCCTGCCCCGGACCAGAAAGATTTTTTCCGATCCGGACTGTCGGCCGCTGGTCTTCTGCCCCGGGCAACGGATGTCAGCCCTGCGGGAATCCATGGGCGAAACCGCGGAAATCATCGGCACGGACGTGGATTCCCGGGGCATGGTCCCTCTGGAGGCGGTCCTGGAGGAACTGGCCGGGCGGGGCGTTAAACGGCTGTTGATCGAAGGCGGGGGACGCCTCAACCACGAGGCGCTCAGGGCGGGCATTGTCGATGAACTGCTGCTGACCCTGGCTCCGAAGATATCGGGCAGGGTTGACACCGCCTGCCTGGCAGACGGACCCGATCATCTCGGTGCTCCCATGCTGGAGCTTATGCTTGCACAGTGGCGGGCCGCCCCCACAGGAGAGCTGTTTCTCCGCTACCGGATACCCCGAAAAAACCGATCATAA
- a CDS encoding DUF3800 domain-containing protein — protein MKVCYCDESGTGDEPIAVLVGVVVDSQRMHVTKEHWGSLLESLSTAIDRELSEIHTRNFYAGSGIWHGMDGNKRSEVISLIFNWIKERKHHFVYSSVIKEKYYANLEAGNIPIELNTLWRFLGFHLVLSMQKKFQTENKNKGNTIFVFDNEEREQMRFTDLINNPPAWSESYYRKEKKKPPLNQIVDVPYFGDSKQVPLIQVADVMAFFLSKRKKNRIFNNTVSSAILSSNHDT, from the coding sequence ATGAAAGTATGCTACTGTGATGAAAGTGGAACAGGAGATGAGCCAATTGCTGTATTAGTAGGGGTTGTTGTCGATTCTCAAAGAATGCATGTTACAAAAGAGCATTGGGGAAGCTTGTTGGAAAGCTTATCAACAGCAATCGACAGAGAGTTAAGCGAGATACACACTCGTAACTTTTATGCTGGTAGTGGTATTTGGCATGGAATGGACGGAAATAAACGGTCTGAAGTGATTAGCCTTATATTTAATTGGATAAAGGAAAGGAAACATCATTTTGTATACTCAAGTGTTATAAAAGAAAAATATTATGCAAACCTAGAGGCAGGAAATATCCCCATTGAACTTAATACGTTATGGAGATTTCTTGGTTTTCATTTGGTTCTTTCTATGCAAAAAAAATTTCAGACCGAAAACAAAAATAAAGGGAATACTATCTTCGTTTTTGACAACGAGGAAAGAGAGCAAATGAGGTTTACAGACCTCATCAACAACCCGCCAGCCTGGAGTGAATCATATTACAGAAAAGAGAAGAAAAAGCCCCCTCTTAACCAAATAGTAGATGTCCCATATTTTGGTGACTCAAAACAAGTTCCCCTCATTCAAGTTGCTGATGTTATGGCTTTTTTTCTCAGTAAGCGCAAAAAGAACCGCATCTTCAATAACACGGTAAGTTCTGCCATACTGTCAAGCAACCATGATACCTAA
- the ppk2 gene encoding polyphosphate kinase 2, translating into MAGKAPRKTPEEQAAITADSEGTQNFRMSEIIREALERIDEKLDAFESTDEKWKKIRKILRKRDKDKILERALEKYYNAEELKPYQAELIKLQHHLERTGKKMIILFDGRDASGKGGTIRRVTRYMNEKHYRVVALGKPNSIQRTQLHMKRYIEQFPQAGEIVLFDRSWYNRAMVEPVMGFCTKEQYRRFMKKVTIYEENFIDDGKTTLLKLYFSVSKEEQARRFERRKNDPLRQWKLSEVDLQAQELWDEFTEMKYRLLKKTHTKKCPWFIVRSDDKHQARLNTMKLILSSTKYTGRSRTLDFLPDPAIIVPGNKELKIMEKQRKKHGKFLS; encoded by the coding sequence ATGGCAGGCAAAGCCCCGCGGAAAACACCAGAAGAGCAGGCCGCGATCACCGCAGACTCAGAGGGAACCCAGAATTTCCGGATGTCGGAAATCATCAGGGAGGCCCTGGAACGGATCGACGAAAAACTCGACGCCTTTGAGTCAACCGATGAAAAATGGAAAAAAATACGCAAGATCCTGCGCAAGCGAGACAAGGACAAGATCCTCGAACGAGCACTTGAAAAATATTACAACGCCGAGGAACTCAAGCCCTACCAGGCCGAGCTGATCAAGCTCCAGCACCACCTTGAGCGAACCGGCAAGAAGATGATCATTCTCTTTGACGGCCGCGACGCCTCGGGCAAAGGCGGCACCATCCGGAGGGTCACCCGCTACATGAACGAGAAGCACTACCGGGTTGTGGCCCTGGGCAAGCCCAACTCCATCCAGCGCACCCAGCTGCACATGAAGCGCTACATCGAGCAGTTTCCCCAGGCCGGAGAAATCGTCCTTTTTGACCGGTCCTGGTATAACCGGGCCATGGTGGAACCGGTCATGGGGTTCTGTACAAAGGAACAGTATCGGCGGTTCATGAAAAAAGTCACCATCTACGAGGAAAACTTCATCGATGACGGCAAGACCACCCTGCTCAAACTCTATTTTTCGGTTTCCAAGGAAGAGCAGGCCCGCCGTTTCGAGCGCCGCAAAAACGATCCCCTGCGTCAGTGGAAGCTGAGCGAGGTGGACCTCCAGGCCCAGGAACTCTGGGACGAGTTCACCGAGATGAAGTACCGGCTGCTGAAAAAGACCCACACCAAAAAATGCCCCTGGTTCATTGTCCGCTCCGACGACAAGCATCAGGCCCGGCTCAACACCATGAAGCTCATTCTCAGCTCCACCAAGTACACGGGCCGAAGCCGGACGCTGGATTTTCTTCCGGATCCCGCGATCATCGTCCCGGGGAACAAAGAGCTGAAAATCATGGAAAAACAGCGCAAAAAACACGGAAAATTTCTCTCGTAG
- a CDS encoding DUF4372 domain-containing protein: protein MAHGNTVLAQLLQLIDRHDFQTLENGQFRPQRTYRALSRWGQFTAMMFAQITGRASLRDISASLQAQAGRLYHLGLKPVKKSTLADANNNRTAEFFQAFFEKTYQRMAIFRNSPVSPMPRLQILPLREH from the coding sequence ATGGCTCATGGCAACACGGTACTCGCTCAATTGCTCCAACTTATTGACAGACATGATTTTCAAACGCTGGAAAATGGTCAGTTTCGGCCCCAGCGTACATACCGCGCGTTGAGCCGCTGGGGACAATTTACAGCCATGATGTTTGCGCAAATCACCGGTAGAGCAAGCCTTCGGGATATCAGTGCGTCCCTGCAGGCCCAGGCGGGCAGGTTGTACCACCTTGGATTAAAACCGGTGAAGAAATCCACCCTTGCCGATGCAAACAACAACCGGACTGCTGAATTCTTCCAGGCCTTTTTCGAGAAAACCTATCAGCGGATGGCCATATTCCGCAATTCGCCAGTATCACCGATGCCAAGACTTCAGATCTTGCCTTTGCGAGAACACTGA
- the tnpA gene encoding IS66 family insertion sequence element accessory protein TnpA, with the protein MSRKNEQVNDALGQHHWQAHVKALERSGLSRAEYCRRRGLSYHALTYWCRKLARSDGNQERRLVPAGVLHGACRTRVQRGSAPLRITCLPGNLTVEVENDFSPSALSRLLAVLEQR; encoded by the coding sequence ATGAGCAGAAAGAACGAGCAGGTAAATGATGCACTTGGCCAGCACCACTGGCAGGCCCATGTAAAAGCTCTTGAACGGAGCGGTCTGAGTCGGGCCGAGTACTGTCGCCGGAGGGGATTATCCTACCATGCTCTGACCTACTGGTGCCGGAAGCTGGCCCGCTCCGATGGCAATCAGGAGAGAAGACTGGTTCCCGCCGGTGTTTTACATGGTGCCTGCCGGACTCGTGTCCAGAGAGGATCTGCTCCATTACGGATTACCTGCCTGCCCGGCAACCTGACCGTGGAAGTGGAGAACGACTTTTCGCCTTCTGCCCTTTCCAGGTTGCTGGCGGTCCTGGAGCAGCGATAA
- a CDS encoding GTP cyclohydrolase, FolE2/MptA family, with protein sequence MEHGPGLVHKPAEARSSLKSSFDDTAHIRALQHCTDVPEQQPAFDLAVTEAGISNKTVWVRLPQGRIPFSADIAVNLPPAVKGIHMSRMEEVVSELYETDFSDLRQYGCALADRVLERQHGTRVRIELRGKIPHLSRTVISDKVSVDSAEISAEIILEKDSAPLVTMGLSLHHITACPCTQLYNRELPGFPADSSLLPTHSQRSLTTIRVTSRDNALSYDDLFLCLSKALHTTQDLLKRPDEAEIVYRSHGQPQFAEDTVRETARAAGTILGNRLPGDAFLVITSLSFESIHIHDVRCEIRTPLHRLTELLSS encoded by the coding sequence ATGGAACACGGTCCAGGACTGGTTCACAAGCCTGCAGAGGCACGCTCTTCTCTGAAAAGCAGCTTTGACGATACCGCCCACATACGGGCCCTGCAGCACTGCACCGACGTGCCGGAACAGCAGCCGGCCTTTGATCTTGCGGTCACCGAAGCGGGGATCAGCAACAAAACGGTATGGGTCCGGTTACCCCAGGGCAGAATACCCTTTTCAGCAGATATTGCGGTCAACCTGCCTCCAGCGGTCAAGGGCATCCACATGTCGCGCATGGAGGAGGTGGTCTCTGAGCTCTACGAGACAGATTTTTCCGATCTCAGGCAATATGGCTGCGCACTCGCCGATCGTGTTCTTGAGCGCCAGCACGGCACCAGGGTCCGGATAGAACTCCGGGGCAAAATTCCCCATCTCAGCAGGACCGTGATCAGCGACAAGGTATCGGTGGACAGTGCGGAAATCTCTGCGGAAATCATCCTGGAAAAGGACAGCGCGCCCCTGGTGACCATGGGCCTGTCGCTGCACCATATCACGGCCTGTCCCTGTACCCAGCTCTATAACCGGGAACTACCGGGCTTTCCCGCTGACTCGTCTCTGCTTCCCACCCATTCCCAGCGTTCCCTGACCACTATCCGGGTCACCAGCCGGGACAATGCGCTCTCCTACGATGATCTGTTTCTCTGTCTGTCCAAGGCCCTGCACACCACCCAGGACCTCCTGAAACGACCGGATGAGGCAGAAATCGTCTATCGGTCGCATGGTCAGCCGCAGTTTGCCGAAGATACCGTACGGGAGACCGCCAGGGCGGCCGGAACCATCCTGGGTAACAGGCTTCCCGGCGATGCCTTTCTTGTCATCACCTCGCTCAGTTTCGAGAGTATCCACATCCATGACGTGCGCTGTGAGATCCGCACCCCGCTTCACCGGCTGACCGAGCTTCTTTCCTCCTGA
- the ppk2 gene encoding polyphosphate kinase 2, which yields MGQAKHGKNKKHKNKKNKKDMRADFRLLEGTAYKFKDRKESPNHCPIWVKKAQLEYEIELKQLQIELMKLQTHMKATGMRILAIFEGRDAAGKGGTIKRITAFLNPRNTRVVALSKPSDTELTQWYFQRYVPHLPAAGELVLFDRSWYNRAMVEPVMGFCTDQQHKRFLKDVPLFEEMLVKDGIKLFKFYFSVSREEQAKRFEARKTDPLKQYKLSPVDNLAQKYWDKYSVKKFQMLNETNRTLTPWTIIRSDVKKKARLNCIKHILSNVEYEGKLAPELLQTDPEIVISGIDEIKHMEKNLFAPDKLRG from the coding sequence ATGGGCCAGGCCAAACACGGAAAGAACAAGAAACATAAAAACAAAAAAAATAAAAAGGATATGCGGGCCGATTTCAGGCTGCTCGAAGGAACAGCCTATAAGTTCAAGGACCGGAAAGAGAGCCCAAACCACTGCCCTATCTGGGTCAAAAAGGCCCAGCTCGAGTATGAGATCGAGCTCAAGCAGCTGCAGATCGAACTGATGAAACTCCAGACCCACATGAAGGCCACCGGCATGCGTATCCTGGCCATTTTCGAGGGCCGGGATGCGGCCGGAAAGGGCGGAACCATCAAACGGATCACCGCCTTTCTCAATCCCAGAAACACCAGGGTGGTGGCGCTCTCCAAGCCCAGCGACACCGAACTGACCCAGTGGTATTTCCAGCGTTACGTCCCGCACCTGCCCGCTGCCGGGGAACTGGTACTTTTTGACCGCTCCTGGTACAACCGGGCCATGGTCGAGCCGGTCATGGGGTTCTGCACCGACCAGCAGCACAAACGGTTTTTAAAAGACGTTCCCCTCTTTGAGGAGATGCTGGTCAAGGATGGCATCAAACTGTTCAAGTTCTATTTTTCCGTCTCCAGGGAGGAGCAGGCCAAACGGTTCGAGGCCCGCAAGACCGATCCGCTCAAGCAATATAAACTCTCACCGGTGGACAACCTGGCCCAGAAATACTGGGACAAGTACTCGGTGAAGAAATTCCAGATGCTCAACGAAACCAACCGGACCCTCACCCCGTGGACCATCATCCGCTCGGACGTCAAGAAAAAGGCCCGGCTCAACTGCATCAAACATATTCTCTCCAACGTGGAGTACGAGGGTAAGCTGGCCCCGGAACTCCTGCAGACCGATCCTGAAATCGTCATCTCCGGCATCGACGAGATCAAGCACATGGAAAAGAACCTCTTTGCCCCGGACAAACTGCGTGGGTAG
- a CDS encoding transposase codes for MLPGLFRENLSADGHIPQFASITDAKTSDLAFARTLTLSAGSIVAADRAYIDFAWLYQLNERKNYLVTRLKSNIKYRVVERRSVLKNKGLTSDQTIILTGPGPVTAPFRYVGSVTGIQRLASSTFF; via the coding sequence ATTCTTCCAGGCCTTTTTCGAGAAAACCTATCAGCGGATGGCCATATTCCGCAATTCGCCAGTATCACCGATGCCAAGACTTCAGATCTTGCCTTTGCGAGAACACTGACACTGTCTGCCGGTTCCATTGTGGCTGCAGACAGAGCCTATATCGATTTTGCCTGGCTCTACCAACTCAATGAGAGAAAGAATTACCTCGTCACCCGTCTCAAAAGCAACATCAAGTACCGTGTCGTCGAACGGCGCTCTGTCCTCAAAAACAAAGGACTCACCTCTGATCAGACCATTATCCTGACCGGCCCAGGGCCGGTGACTGCCCCATTCCGTTACGTAGGATCGGTTACAGGGATCCAGAGACTGGCAAGCAGTACTTTTTTCTGA
- a CDS encoding glycosyltransferase family 2 protein: MQTAAVIPTRNRKTMITRAIDSVLCQTEPVDEIIVVDDGSTDGTGALIRERYPAIIVLRTDGLGAGLARDAGVRASGADLFLFLDSDDRWHPDHAALLRRKIEDGFQVAFGRTRTVDEIGGCNFLIPDQWSIAPGECFCFSRLARWCFLVPSSVAVTRQAYGAAGGFGDEPLGEDWCFFLRLATRLPFGFCPQIITDRYLHRDSICCLDGTRSKEIPALVRRVQLYAASHCPDDRDLADFLTTHLHIVSKEHHTWNTVQDWFTSLQRHALL; this comes from the coding sequence ATGCAGACCGCAGCTGTCATTCCCACCCGTAACCGAAAAACGATGATCACCCGGGCCATCGACAGTGTCCTTTGCCAGACAGAGCCGGTGGATGAAATCATCGTGGTGGACGATGGCTCCACCGATGGCACCGGGGCCTTGATCAGGGAGCGTTATCCCGCAATCATCGTCCTGCGGACCGATGGCCTGGGAGCGGGGCTGGCCAGGGACGCCGGGGTCCGGGCCTCCGGGGCGGATCTCTTTCTTTTTCTGGATTCCGATGATCGCTGGCACCCGGATCATGCCGCGCTGTTGCGCCGGAAGATTGAAGATGGTTTCCAGGTGGCCTTTGGCCGGACCCGGACCGTGGACGAGATCGGTGGCTGTAATTTCCTCATCCCGGATCAGTGGTCGATCGCTCCGGGGGAGTGTTTTTGTTTTTCCCGCCTGGCCCGCTGGTGTTTCCTGGTCCCCTCGTCCGTGGCTGTCACCAGGCAGGCCTACGGGGCAGCCGGTGGATTCGGTGATGAACCGCTGGGAGAGGACTGGTGTTTCTTTCTCCGCCTTGCCACCCGGCTCCCCTTTGGTTTCTGCCCGCAGATCATCACTGATCGCTACCTGCACCGGGACTCCATATGCTGCCTGGACGGCACCAGATCGAAAGAGATACCGGCCCTGGTCCGGCGGGTCCAGCTCTACGCGGCCAGCCATTGCCCGGATGACCGGGACCTGGCTGATTTTCTCACCACCCATTTACATATTGTCTCCAAGGAGCATCACACATGGAACACGGTCCAGGACTGGTTCACAAGCCTGCAGAGGCACGCTCTTCTCTGA
- a CDS encoding rhodanese-like domain-containing protein: MTAGRVKLAVVFWLLMCVTAFAAMDYNFVEPDQLTSWLDSREPLLLVDIQKPNDFKKHHFFGAVETDAYPVKTGGERRRLKKAVDMFEESGGTVVIIGPRGTRAEKRAFEYLRNHGVPADKIYILKGGIKKWPDKEMLLDTAGGCA; this comes from the coding sequence ATGACCGCAGGAAGAGTCAAACTGGCCGTCGTATTCTGGCTGCTTATGTGTGTCACGGCCTTTGCGGCCATGGATTATAACTTTGTCGAACCCGATCAGCTCACCAGCTGGCTGGACAGCAGGGAGCCGCTGCTCCTGGTCGATATCCAGAAACCAAACGATTTCAAGAAGCATCATTTCTTCGGCGCCGTGGAGACCGATGCCTATCCGGTGAAAACCGGTGGCGAGAGGCGCAGGCTCAAGAAAGCCGTTGATATGTTTGAGGAAAGTGGAGGCACGGTGGTCATTATCGGCCCCCGCGGAACCAGGGCGGAAAAGCGGGCCTTTGAATATCTGCGCAATCACGGCGTCCCGGCTGACAAGATCTATATCCTCAAGGGCGGGATAAAGAAATGGCCGGACAAGGAGATGCTTCTCGATACCGCCGGAGGCTGTGCCTGA
- a CDS encoding HAMP domain-containing methyl-accepting chemotaxis protein: protein MSKVNSWSIGKKLVVMFTLVTVVASIGGIVGLIYIGKINKILNRVVDVAAPMVETSDDLIANLWEANKVAEEILAEDDVAALKQLRIEFDQLAGEYDVAYNELKNLVTDPDILKRIEEARKKQQSLVRRVGQMYVAHRDELVSKKEAEQLLEQFDTVGTTLAEKLEKVIKRNRDEMAVAEELGDSMEARGNGSVAELNRILGNLFDHDYPMVEAALRLRYLQADLRDTSGEYLAGETEEEIASSEREFAALVELMKPHFDTLLQFSETTAEKRAVEDLKNSFDQWVETAIGPDGLFAKHGNYIQAKNRAAQLTVQLEQDADNAASVIDSIVEDADRVSDMSDDAAAKVVAMARRAILITILLGLFLGFSSGLVVARGISRPIEETVDLLEKISRGDLSNDVPERLRKRKDEVGSLTTSLHAMNLSLRKLIGELVGNVHTTSSAATELSSISEQVTGISELNSAKASTVAAAAEEMSVNMDSVASAAEEATTNISLVVSATDDMTSAINEIAENTSRASAISSEAVSDVKTASQKVNELGRAAVEIGKVTETITDISDQTNLLALNATIEAARAGEAGKGFAVVANEIKELAKQTAEATGEIKAQIEGIQNSTKDTVTSITQISSVIDEVNNTVAAIAAAVEQQTATTREIADNMTQAAQGLQEVNENVSQGSMVSTDISKEIAEVNQSTLEMANASKQMMESVLELSKLSEALRELASTFKL, encoded by the coding sequence ATGAGCAAAGTGAACTCGTGGAGTATAGGCAAAAAACTGGTCGTGATGTTCACGCTGGTGACAGTGGTTGCCAGTATTGGAGGCATAGTCGGTCTCATTTACATCGGAAAGATCAACAAAATTCTGAACCGCGTTGTGGACGTTGCTGCTCCCATGGTTGAAACATCAGACGATCTGATTGCCAATTTGTGGGAAGCAAACAAGGTAGCCGAAGAAATATTGGCCGAAGACGATGTTGCAGCCCTCAAGCAACTTCGGATCGAGTTTGACCAACTTGCCGGCGAATATGACGTTGCCTATAACGAGCTGAAAAACCTGGTCACCGACCCGGATATTCTCAAAAGAATTGAAGAGGCAAGGAAGAAGCAACAATCTCTTGTAAGAAGGGTTGGGCAGATGTATGTCGCCCACCGGGACGAATTGGTCAGCAAGAAGGAAGCAGAACAGTTACTTGAACAGTTCGATACCGTGGGGACAACTCTGGCAGAAAAGCTTGAAAAAGTCATAAAAAGAAATCGGGATGAAATGGCAGTGGCCGAGGAGTTGGGTGACAGCATGGAAGCCCGGGGAAACGGTTCTGTGGCTGAACTCAACAGAATTCTCGGAAATCTTTTCGATCACGATTATCCCATGGTGGAGGCGGCTCTTCGCCTTCGGTACCTGCAGGCAGACCTTCGAGATACCAGCGGCGAATACCTGGCTGGGGAAACAGAGGAGGAAATAGCGTCCAGCGAACGTGAATTTGCGGCCTTGGTCGAACTGATGAAGCCACATTTTGACACCTTGTTGCAGTTTTCGGAAACAACAGCTGAGAAACGGGCCGTCGAGGATTTGAAAAATTCTTTTGACCAATGGGTGGAGACGGCAATTGGTCCCGATGGTCTGTTCGCCAAACACGGTAACTATATCCAGGCAAAGAACAGGGCAGCGCAGTTGACAGTGCAACTGGAGCAGGACGCAGACAATGCAGCATCGGTTATAGATTCCATCGTTGAGGATGCCGACAGGGTGAGCGACATGTCGGACGATGCAGCGGCCAAGGTTGTCGCTATGGCGAGAAGAGCGATTCTGATCACTATATTACTCGGCCTGTTCCTCGGCTTCAGCTCCGGACTTGTGGTCGCCCGCGGAATCAGTCGTCCCATAGAGGAAACGGTGGATCTTCTTGAAAAAATTTCCCGTGGAGATCTCTCAAATGATGTACCGGAAAGGTTGCGAAAGCGAAAAGACGAGGTAGGAAGCCTGACGACATCACTGCATGCCATGAACCTGAGTTTACGCAAACTCATTGGGGAATTGGTTGGCAACGTACACACCACGTCTTCTGCGGCAACTGAACTTTCGAGTATTTCTGAACAGGTGACGGGTATCTCCGAGTTGAACAGTGCAAAAGCTTCCACCGTGGCGGCGGCCGCCGAGGAGATGAGCGTGAATATGGATTCTGTGGCGTCTGCTGCCGAGGAGGCAACGACCAATATCAGCCTCGTTGTTTCGGCTACCGACGACATGACTTCAGCAATTAATGAAATCGCCGAAAATACTTCAAGGGCAAGTGCCATTTCCAGTGAAGCCGTCTCTGACGTAAAAACAGCTTCGCAAAAGGTCAATGAGTTGGGACGGGCTGCCGTGGAAATCGGCAAGGTTACAGAGACCATTACCGATATCTCGGACCAGACCAACCTGCTGGCGCTCAACGCCACCATCGAGGCGGCAAGGGCTGGTGAGGCGGGCAAGGGATTTGCGGTGGTGGCCAATGAAATCAAGGAACTCGCCAAGCAGACGGCTGAAGCCACAGGAGAGATTAAAGCACAGATCGAAGGTATTCAGAATTCGACCAAGGACACGGTCACCAGCATCACCCAGATATCCTCGGTTATCGACGAGGTCAACAATACGGTGGCAGCCATCGCCGCAGCGGTGGAACAGCAGACAGCGACGACCAGGGAGATAGCAGACAACATGACCCAGGCAGCCCAAGGGCTTCAGGAGGTCAATGAAAATGTCTCCCAGGGTTCCATGGTCTCTACAGATATTTCAAAGGAAATCGCTGAGGTCAATCAGTCAACCTTGGAAATGGCTAATGCAAGCAAACAGATGATGGAAAGTGTGTTGGAGCTGTCAAAACTGTCGGAAGCATTGCGTGAACTTGCATCAACGTTCAAACTGTAG
- a CDS encoding metallophosphoesterase family protein → MISILGNTDHKVRRLLRGKNFKKPRKAEKRIMYTWTADHLSPENAAYLGGMKQQAILEMEGWRIGVFHGSPASPDEFLFSDTPTLRFQELARKTDCSIIITGHSHTPYHKKVLGRHFINPGSVGRMFDGNPAASWAVLELNGDQVRVRHFRTPYDVDRVVRTLAENLLPPIYGVMYRQGRKLN, encoded by the coding sequence GTGATCTCCATCCTTGGCAACACCGACCACAAAGTCCGGCGACTGCTGCGGGGCAAAAATTTCAAAAAACCGCGCAAGGCTGAAAAACGCATCATGTACACCTGGACCGCGGACCACCTGAGCCCGGAAAACGCTGCCTATCTAGGCGGGATGAAACAGCAGGCGATACTGGAGATGGAGGGATGGCGGATCGGCGTTTTCCACGGCAGCCCGGCGAGCCCGGATGAGTTTCTCTTCAGCGATACCCCGACCCTTCGCTTTCAGGAGCTGGCCAGGAAGACCGACTGCTCCATCATCATCACCGGCCACTCGCATACCCCCTATCACAAGAAGGTTCTGGGCCGCCATTTCATCAACCCCGGCTCGGTGGGCCGCATGTTCGACGGTAATCCGGCGGCCTCATGGGCGGTGCTCGAGCTGAATGGGGACCAGGTCCGGGTCCGTCATTTCCGTACCCCCTACGACGTGGACAGGGTGGTCCGCACCCTGGCCGAAAACCTGCTCCCGCCCATATATGGTGTCATGTACCGCCAGGGACGCAAACTCAACTGA
- a CDS encoding metallophosphoesterase family protein has protein sequence MKFLLLADIHGNFPALEAVATHWSPDEFDAIIHAGDATVYAPFPTKPLPGCGITR, from the coding sequence ATGAAATTCCTCCTGCTTGCCGATATTCATGGAAATTTTCCAGCACTTGAGGCAGTGGCCACCCACTGGAGCCCGGACGAGTTTGACGCAATCATCCACGCCGGTGACGCCACGGTCTATGCCCCTTTCCCAACGAAACCCTTGCCTGGCTGCGGGATCACGAGGTGA